A stretch of Solea senegalensis isolate Sse05_10M linkage group LG10, IFAPA_SoseM_1, whole genome shotgun sequence DNA encodes these proteins:
- the LOC122775825 gene encoding guanine nucleotide-binding protein G(i) subunit alpha-1 has translation MGCTLSTDDKAAQERSKMIDRNLRDDGEKAAREVKLLLLGAGESGKSTIVKQMKIIHEAGYSEEECKQYKAVVYSNTIQSIIAIIRAMGRLKIDFADPARADDARQLFVLAGSAEEGFMTGELAGVIQRLWKDGGVQACFSRSREYQLNDSAAYYLNDLDRISHGSYVPTQQDVLRTRVKTTGIVETHFTFKDLHFKMFDVGGQRSERKKWIHCFEGVTAIIFCVALSDYDLVLAEDEEMNRMHESMKLFDSICNNKWFTDTSIILFLNKKDLFEEKIKKSPLTICYPEYAGSNTYEEAAAYIQCQFEDLNKRKDTKEIYTHFTCATDTKNVQFVFDAVTDVIIKNNLKDCGLF, from the exons ATGGGGTGCACGCTGAGCACGGACGACAAGGCGGCTCAGGAGCGGAGTAAGATGATCGACAGGAATCTGCGGGACGACGGAGAGAAGGCGGCCCGGGAGGTCAAGCTGCTCCTGCTCG gTGCTGGGGAGTCTGGGAAAAGTACAATTGTGAAACAGATGAA GATCATCCATGAGGCCGGTTACTCAGAGGAGGAGTGTAAGCAGTACAAGGCTGTGGTCTACAGCAATACCATCCAGTCTATTATTGCCATCATCAGAGCTATGGGACGCCTCAAGATTGACTTTGCTGATCCAGCCAGAGCT GATGATGCGCGGCAGCTGTTTGTCCTGGCGGGTTCAGCAGAGGAAGGCTTCATGACAGGCGAACTGGCCGGGGTCATCCAGAGGCTGTGGAAAGATGGAGGAGTTCAGGCCTGTTTCAGCCGCTCCCGAGAATACCAGCTCAACGACTCTGCGGCATA CTACCTGAATGACCTGGACAGGATATCCCATGGTTCTTATGTGCCCACTCAACAGGATGTGTTgaggaccagagtcaaaactaCTGGTATTGTAGAAACACACTTCACTTTCAAGGATCTGCACTTCAA AATGTTTGATGTAGGTGGTCAGAGATCAGAGAGGAAGAAGTGGATTCATTGTTTCGAGGGAGTCACAGCCATCATCTTCTGCGTGGCTCTGAGTGACTATGACCTTGTGCTCGCTGAGGATGAGGAGATG AACCGTATGCATGAGAGCATGAAGCTGTTCGACTCCATCTGTAACAACAAGTGGTTCACGGACACCTCCATTATCCTCTTCCTTAACAAGAAAGACCTGTTTGAAGAGAAGATCAAAAAGAGTCCGCTCACAATCTGCTACCCAGAATATGCAG GGTCTAACACGTACGAGGAGGCTGCGGCATACATTCAGTGCCAGTTTGAGGACCTGAACAAGAGAAAGGACACAAAGGAGATCTACACCCACTTCACTTGTGCCACCGACACCAAGAACGTGCAGTTTGTGTTTGACGCCGTCACCGACGTCATCATCAAGAACAACCTGAAGGACTGCGGCCTCTTCTAA